In Thermococcus gorgonarius, the genomic window CCATCGAGATAGTTCTTGAGAAGCCGTGAATTGATTAAATCCTTTTCCTTTTACTCTCATGCCTTTTGCTTCAAAGTTCTTTGAATTTAATATTCCCCTCCCAACTTCTAACGGTGACTTAGATAATAACCAATGAGGAGGCCCTGGCAATTCTCCATACGATTGAGGACGAATCCAAGTCAATAACTCAGATCTCCGAAGAACTTGGATTTCCCCTCTCCACTGTAAGCTACCACATCGACAGGATGCTACGGGTGGGGCTCGTTGAGGCCGCGGGGGAAGAAGTATGGGAAGAAACTTCGGGAGGTAAGGCTCTACCGGGCTTCCAATAGGTTCATCCTAATAGTCCCGCGCCTTGACGCAGGCAGGGTCACCAAAGAGCTTCCCTCCTCGAAAAGCTGCATGTAATAAGCTTGGACTAGTGTCTTTTCTGTCTATTGCATCCAGCAGGTTCCTTTGATCCTATGTCGTTGAAAATGTCTTGAAGTTCTTCAGTACCGATAATGAGTCTCAGATCTATATCCAGTGTGAACATTTACACGCCCGTTACAACTGCTCCTAATAACGCAACGATAAGCACTACCCCAGTCGGGAGTGGCAGAAGCGGGCATTCCCCGCTGTATTTAGCCGTGTTGGTGTTTATCAGTACTTTTCTAATATCTTACTGGCTCCTTAGGAGAAGATCCCAAAACGTTTTTAAGTTTCCTCCATGAAACTCCCCTGAAGAGGTGGTACCATGGCAGAGATCACCGTGGGTCAGATAGTCAAGAGAAAAGCAGTGCTTGTCAGGCCCGATGATACAATTCATAAGGCTGCTCGAATACTAGCCCGCAACAAGGTAGGGAGTGCCGTTGTCGTTGATGAGAACGAGGAAATCGTTGGAATAATAACCGACAGGGACATCCTCGACAAGGTCGTGGCCAAAGGGAAGGATCCAAAGAATGTTCTCGTTAAGGAAGTAATGACTAAGAAGCCTGTAACCATAGAGGATGACTACACGATTCAGGACGCCATTGATAAGATGATGGAGAAGGGCATTAGGAGACTTCTCGTGACCAGGCTCGGAAAGCCCGTCGGATTCGTGACTGCAGCTGACCTGCTGGCGGCTCTTAACACTTACAATCACGAAGAAGAGGAGGAAAGTAAAGAGGAAACCGAAGTCTATGGAATCTGCGAGATCTGCGGCCAGTACGGACCCCTCTACAAGGTCTACATTGAGGGAGGAGAAAAGTGGGTGTGCGAGAGCTGCAAGGACTCACTCAACCTATGATTCCCTTCAGCTCTTTCATAATTCTATCGAGGATTATCCCAAACTCCGCGTTTCTGTTCTCGACGCTTAGAGTGTGAAGCTGCCCGAGCGGTCTGAACTTGTCGGCCAGTTTTCTGTGGACGACTGCCAAAAGGGGCTTCTCCGACTTTAGGACTTCTCCAACAGCCCTAATAAACTCGTCGCTCTTGTACTCCATTGGGCCGATTTCGTCGATAACTATTAGATCGGCCTCGACCAAAGCGCGTTTTATGGCGGGAACGGCGACGCGCTCGATCTCATCAACGTGGACGACGTACTTCCCGAAGGGAACTCCTGGCAGGTGGGACGTCCCCCTGATGCTCGCTAAGGTTCCCTCTTCACCGGTATCAAGGGCGATTATCTTGAACCCTACGCGCCTCCCGCCCCTGCGCACTTCCCGAGTTATAATCCCACCGACGATGTAGCCCCAGCGGTCAACTTCTTTGGCTACCCTTTCGACGAGGGTTGTCTTCCCGACACCTGCCGGGCCCGTCACGAATATCCTCAGCACCATTTGGCTCACCGAAGGAGCTTTAAGTTCTTCCCTTAAACCCTTTGGGGTGATAGCATGGAGATAAGGTACAGGCCAGAGGAACTCACGAGGCTCCCGAGGAGCGTTCGTTACGAGAAAGGAAAAGTCATCATGATCGACCAGACTCTCTTGCCAAGGGAGTTCAGAACGATAGAGCTGACGACCGTTGACCAGGTCGCAGAGGCGATAATAACGATGAAAGTCCGCGGTGCGCCCGCCATCGGCGCCTCGGCGGCCTTCGGTTTGGCCCTCTACGCCGATACAACCAAAGCCAAGACCAAGGAAGAGTTCATGGACGGCTTTTATTCGGCCTACGAAAGGCTCAAGAACACGAGGCCGACCGCTGTGAACCTCTTCTGGGCGCTCAACAGGATTAAGAAGCTTGTGGAGGAGAACCTTGAGAGTCCTCTCGACGAGATAAAGAGGCTCATCGTTAATGAAGCGCAAAAGATAGCCGACGAGGACGTTGAGGCCAACCTTAGAATGGGCCACTACGGTGCCGAGGTTCTGCCCGAGGGGAACGTTTTAACGCACTGCAACGCCGGAAGCTTGGCGACCGTTCAACTCGGAACCGTTGGGGCCGTGTTGAGAGTTATGCACCGCGATGGGACGCTTAAGCTCCTCTGGGTGGACGAGACGAGGCCCGTCCTCCAGGGCGCCCGTCTGAGCGCCTGGGAGTACCACTACGACGGCATTCCCCTCAAGCTGATAACCGACAACATGGCCGGCTTTGTCATGCAGCAGGGCAAGGTCGATGCCATAATAGTCGGCGCCGACAGGATTGTAGCAAACGGCGACTTCGCCAACAAGATAGGAACCTACAGTTTGGCAGTCCTCGCGAGGGAGCACGGGATACCTTTCTTCACGGTAGCACCGCTTTCAACGATAGACATGAGCCTCAAGAGCGGAAAGGAGATACCCATAGAGGAGAGGAAACCTGAGGAAGTCCTCACCTGTGGCGGCTGCAAGATTGCTCCCGATGTGGACGTCTACAATCCAGCGTTCGACGTCACGCCGCACAAGTACCTAACCGGAATAATCACGGATCAGGGCGTCGTGTGGCCGCCGTTTGAGAGGAATTTGAAGAGGCTGTTCAAGGAGCAACTTTGAGGTTTTCTTTCTCTGCCGCTTTTTTCAACCTATCATCAAACGTTACAAAGAGGCTCAGGTCGTCTTTATTTTCAATGCAGAGGCGGGCTGAAGAGAATCGAGGGTCTTAAGGTCGTGTTTGAGAACTAGTGTTGTAGCCAAACTTCTTCACAAGTGCGCTTGTGTCAAAGAACGCTACCTCCATTCCTCTTCCCTCTCCTTGACCACATCCTCACTCAGCTCTCCCACGATGTTGGAAAGGGCCTTCCTAACTTCCTCCAGGTTCGGGGCCTTCTTGAAGAACTTTCTCAGGTGGGAGTAGGTTAGCTGGACTTTCTTGGCGGGAGTTCCCATCTTACCACCATCATTTTATCGTTCCTGCGGATTAAATAATTTCCGGAGCCTCTCCGTGAGTTTTCCCCCGACTCCCTCCCCTACCACTTCCTCAACGAAAACGCCCTCTACCTCACCCAGCTCCTCCTCGAGGGCAGGCAAGAAGAGGCCAAGGAGCTCCAGCGGCTCAAGACACGGGCAGTCCACGGAGTACTCGAGTGGCTTTTCCGGCAGTTCTATCCTCAGAGATAGGCCTTTCCCGGTTTTTGAAACCTCAAACGGTACGGAGCACTCCTTCAGGATTATCCTGCCCCTCACTATCATCAGCAGAGTCATAGAGGTGATGGAGAAAAAGGTTTCCAAAACAGAAAGTTTGAAACCGGACGTTAAAGAGGTTTCTCCATAATAACCGCCCTCTCGGAGTAGCCCTTTTCGGCATACCACTTCCTCGCGGGGTTGTTAACGTCAACCCTAAGGGAGATTTTCCTGGCACCCTTCTTCCTTGCCCATTCTTCGGCTTTCTCCAAGAGGGCGCTCCCTATGCCCATCCCCGGAAAGAGGGTCTCGATATCGTATATGTAGGCCGAGGGGACGAAGTCCACCGTATCAATTCTCAGGCAGACCCACACGTGGCCGAGGTAGCGCCCGTAGGGGTCTGCTGCGACGAAGAACTTGTGCTCGCCCGTTGAAAGGAGGCTTTTGATGACCTTCCCGTAGTTCTCCTCGTACTCCTCGTCACTAAGCTGGAAGCGGGAGAAAGAGCGGCTTATCCTCATGTCGTTCTCGAATATCTCGTCGAGATAGTCCTCACCGTCGAGTATGGTGAAGTCCCCGGCGGTCTTTTCAACCGGCGGCAGTGCAGGGGGCCTTTTCTTCTTTGAGAACACCGCTTATCGCCTCCTCGCGGGAAATTCTGACCCAGTGGTCACCCTTCAAATAGGCGTAGCCCTTCGTGTAGGGTTCCAGCAGTCTGTAGAGCTTCTCGCGGATCTCCTCGGGAATCGCATCAAAGCTTGAGTTCCTGCCGTCGAAGTGGAGCATTTCAACGTGCCAGTGGGGCTTCCCGTCGAGTGGGAACTCGGGATTTCTCTGCTTTATGAGGTAGAGTGAGTGCTCAAGCTCCCCCCTGTCCAGCCGGGTTTTTCCTTCGTTTATGCGCCGGGCGAGGCCTTCAACGTGCTCGGGTTTGTATTTTATTAAAGTTGGGTCTATGCCGTTCGCGAGGAGGAACGTTAGAACTCCATTGCACTTGAAGCACTTCCCGCATGGGACGTAGTCGTCTCCCTCCCTGTGGACGGAGTGGCAGCTCCTCTGGAGCCTGAAGAGCTCCGGGTAACGGCTGTGAAGCACGCGCTCCACGATGAGGCCGGTTATAGGTCTGACTGCCGACCACTGCCTTATCCCGAGACCCCTCTCCGCGAACCAGCGCGTCATGTATCTCTCGAAGTCCTGGCTCTGGTCGTAGGTGGCGTAATAGTGGCGGATTCCATTGTACTCGTAAGTTAACCCCCTCGGGTCGTCATATTCGTTGCCGAAGAGCAGGTTCCCGATGCCATACTTGTGCATCAGCGGGAGGAAGGCGAAGGAGTAGCCCGCGAAGAAGAACAGCCGTATGGGATAGACCTCGGCCCTTGGTTTGCCCACGTTCTGGAGGATTTTCATGTTCTTTTCTATGAAGGTGTAGAGCCTGTCGGCGTTGCTCCAGACCCTTTTGGTTCTCGGCTCGTTCCTCTCGAACCAGCGGTAGGCGGGGATTGCCACCTTCCAGTGGCCGCCGGACTCGTTGTAAAAGAAGGGATAGACCTCGCAGCCGAGCTCCTTCATCATGCCGTAGGTGAGGAGGCTCTCCTTGCCACCGCTCAGCATTACGGCGCACTTGGAATAGTCTGGCTCAAAGTCGATGGGTTCCTCCTCAATGCTTTCGGGCAAAAGCTTAGCCATCGGCTCGGCCATCTCCGGCGTTACTTCCTTCGGGATGTACTCCTCTCTCACGAAGCCCGTCCTCTGGACTATCCTGTTGACGAAGATGTCGCGAGCAGTTACCTCCATCATGTCGCGGAAGAACTTGAGGTCTCTCGGGTCGAGTGAGAAGTCAAAGCGTATCTCCGGTGTAAAGAGGCCGTAGTTTATGGCCGGGATCATGCTCATCAGCTTTGCAAAAGCCTCGACCTTTGGGATTTTCTCGTGATAGCGGTGGATTAGAGTGTAATCCAGCTCTTCACCGTCGATGCCGAGGACATATCTCGCTGAGATGCGCCTTGCGGAGACCCTTGGCCTCTCTATGAGGATATAGTCAAAGCACTTCAGCTCCGGCAGGCTCACTCGTCCTCACCTCTCCAGGCCCCTTCGCCTTGCTCGCTATCAGCCTGGCTATATCCTCGACGCCCTGGTAGAACGGGACGCGCGTCATGCTCCCGGTCTCGCTCTCTATCCGCTCTGCCCATTCGAGGGCCTCCTCCTTCGTGAGGTTCTGGGTGTTTATCGTGATAGCTATCGGTGGCTTCCCTGAGAGGAGCTCTATCATCCTTATGTAGTTCTCAAGAGGCGGAATCCTGTACTGGGGGAAGTCGTCGAAGGTCAATCTTCCCGGCGCATGCTGGAGGACGATGAAGTCGGGCCTGGCAGCGCCTATCAGCTCGAAACCGCCCGGAAAGGCCGGGTGAAGGAGCGAGCCCTCGCCGTGGGTAACTATTATGTCTGGCCTCTCCCCTACCCAGGCGCGGTAGAAGACGTCTTCTATTGCGCCAGCAACGAAGTCGTTGATGATGGAGTCCATGACTATGCAGTACTTGAAGCCCTGCATCCAGCCGGTCTGGCCCATAGCTATGAACTCGCTCTTCAGGCCGAGGGCCTTAAACGCCTCGTGGAGCATTATCGCGGTGGTCCTCTTTCCTATGGCCGCATCTGTTCCAAGAACCGCTACTTTGGTGGCCTTGACGTCCTCTATCTTCCCGGTAAAGGGAACGCGGTAGTTGTAGAATATCTTCCTGACGTCGATTATCTCGACTCCCCTCTGCCTCGCGAGGCGCTTCAGGTAGGGGTCGTCGCTGAGGAAGTGGTGAAGACCACTGATAACTCCAAGGCCCGCTTTTATTGCTTTCGCAACTATCCTTCTGTAGCTAGGTGGGAGAACTCCTCCAGGAGTGGCGACGCCAATGATGAGCCACTTTGCATCCGGGTTCTCCTTAAGTGCCTCCTCGATGGTTCCGTATATAGGGATGCCCCTGTTTATACCGTCGAGCACTTCTCCCGCGTCCTTTCCCGCTAGAGTTGAATCTATCAAGCCGACTATCTTATACTTTCCCGAGTACCGCACGAGCCCGTGCGCCGTTTTTCCATCCGTAGTAAGATAGCGCCCCTCCGTAAGCACCAAAGCCTTCTCCACCGTGGGCACCTCCGGTCAACACCAACACGAAGTTTCCTTTCCACATTCCAAACTTCCTAACGAACTTGATCAGACCGGCAACCGTTAAGGCCGAGGCCGGCAAAACCGAAAGGCCCGTCGTAACGCGGAGCAGCTCGGCGCATCTCAGGGCAGTATCGTCGGCGAAGCCGAAGACGTAGCCATTGGACTCTTTTACAGCCCTCATTGCCTCACCGAGATCGAAGGATATCTCCGAGACGAGGGGCTCGTTGACCGGTGTCTCCGCTATATCCCTCCTTGGGTCGCCGTAGAACTCCCAGAGGAGCTGGTTGCCAAAGGCTGTTGTGACGCCCACCATCCTCGGCTTAGCCTTCCCGCGGAAGCCGTGCCAGATTCCCGCCAGAGTGGTACCGTTCCCAACCGGGACGAACATCGCATCCGGCCTTATCTCGCGTAGTATATCCTCCGCTATCGAGGAATATCCAACATAGTCCACTTCCGGATGACTTCCGGGGTTTGCGTCGTAGATGCCGTTTGCAAGGGCAAAGCGCCTGCTCTCAGCTACAACCTCCTCGTACGTCCCCGGCCAGGGGATCACCTCCGCGCCGAGGGCCTTCATCTCGCCGGCCCTTTCTAAGGTGTAGCCGGCCGGCACAAAAACGAAAGCCTTCAGGCCGTAGAGCCGTGCGTAGTAGGCGATGGAAACACCGTAGTTCCCGCAGGTGCCCACGGTGATGGCAGAATAGCCCTCTTCAAGGGCTTTTTCCACGTGGGCTCTGGCAATTCTGTCCTTGTGAGTTCCGGTGGGGTTTCTTCCTTCGTAGTCTATGTAGATTCCCTCAACCCCCAGGGCCTCCTCGAGGAGAGGGGCCCTTACGAGGGGGCCGCCGTCATCATCGGAGTTCTTTTCGGCCTCCATTTCCAGCCACCAGATCCGTTGTTTTCGTCCAAACACGGTTATACGGCATTTTTAATTTATGTCGCCACTGTCATTCCCTTCATTTTTTGAGGGAAGCCAAGTGGAGTTCCTCAGAGGTATATAAATCTTTCTCCCAGTTATGACCGTTATTCTTGCCTAACATTTGTCTCGATCTCTAAAATCGTTAGGAAACCGAGTTATTGCCGCGAATCTGAGCAGAAAAGTTTTTAAACTCATTATACGCTCAATAAACGCCCCTCACGGGGGGAGGTGGTCGATATGTACTACCCACCCAAGAAGAAGGTTCAGCCCAGGAAGGTTGAGGAAGAAGAGGATGAGGAATTCGA contains:
- a CDS encoding CBS domain-containing protein — translated: MAEITVGQIVKRKAVLVRPDDTIHKAARILARNKVGSAVVVDENEEIVGIITDRDILDKVVAKGKDPKNVLVKEVMTKKPVTIEDDYTIQDAIDKMMEKGIRRLLVTRLGKPVGFVTAADLLAALNTYNHEEEEESKEETEVYGICEICGQYGPLYKVYIEGGEKWVCESCKDSLNL
- the mtnA gene encoding S-methyl-5-thioribose-1-phosphate isomerase; protein product: MEIRYRPEELTRLPRSVRYEKGKVIMIDQTLLPREFRTIELTTVDQVAEAIITMKVRGAPAIGASAAFGLALYADTTKAKTKEEFMDGFYSAYERLKNTRPTAVNLFWALNRIKKLVEENLESPLDEIKRLIVNEAQKIADEDVEANLRMGHYGAEVLPEGNVLTHCNAGSLATVQLGTVGAVLRVMHRDGTLKLLWVDETRPVLQGARLSAWEYHYDGIPLKLITDNMAGFVMQQGKVDAIIVGADRIVANGDFANKIGTYSLAVLAREHGIPFFTVAPLSTIDMSLKSGKEIPIEERKPEEVLTCGGCKIAPDVDVYNPAFDVTPHKYLTGIITDQGVVWPPFERNLKRLFKEQL
- a CDS encoding DUF1611 domain-containing protein, giving the protein MEKALVLTEGRYLTTDGKTAHGLVRYSGKYKIVGLIDSTLAGKDAGEVLDGINRGIPIYGTIEEALKENPDAKWLIIGVATPGGVLPPSYRRIVAKAIKAGLGVISGLHHFLSDDPYLKRLARQRGVEIIDVRKIFYNYRVPFTGKIEDVKATKVAVLGTDAAIGKRTTAIMLHEAFKALGLKSEFIAMGQTGWMQGFKYCIVMDSIINDFVAGAIEDVFYRAWVGERPDIIVTHGEGSLLHPAFPGGFELIGAARPDFIVLQHAPGRLTFDDFPQYRIPPLENYIRMIELLSGKPPIAITINTQNLTKEEALEWAERIESETGSMTRVPFYQGVEDIARLIASKAKGPGEVRTSEPAGAEVL
- a CDS encoding NTPase; translated protein: MVLRIFVTGPAGVGKTTLVERVAKEVDRWGYIVGGIITREVRRGGRRVGFKIIALDTGEEGTLASIRGTSHLPGVPFGKYVVHVDEIERVAVPAIKRALVEADLIVIDEIGPMEYKSDEFIRAVGEVLKSEKPLLAVVHRKLADKFRPLGQLHTLSVENRNAEFGIILDRIMKELKGIIG
- a CDS encoding GNAT family N-acetyltransferase, producing MFSKKKRPPALPPVEKTAGDFTILDGEDYLDEIFENDMRISRSFSRFQLSDEEYEENYGKVIKSLLSTGEHKFFVAADPYGRYLGHVWVCLRIDTVDFVPSAYIYDIETLFPGMGIGSALLEKAEEWARKKGARKISLRVDVNNPARKWYAEKGYSERAVIMEKPL
- a CDS encoding pyridoxal-phosphate dependent enzyme — protein: MEAEKNSDDDGGPLVRAPLLEEALGVEGIYIDYEGRNPTGTHKDRIARAHVEKALEEGYSAITVGTCGNYGVSIAYYARLYGLKAFVFVPAGYTLERAGEMKALGAEVIPWPGTYEEVVAESRRFALANGIYDANPGSHPEVDYVGYSSIAEDILREIRPDAMFVPVGNGTTLAGIWHGFRGKAKPRMVGVTTAFGNQLLWEFYGDPRRDIAETPVNEPLVSEISFDLGEAMRAVKESNGYVFGFADDTALRCAELLRVTTGLSVLPASALTVAGLIKFVRKFGMWKGNFVLVLTGGAHGGEGFGAYGGALSYYGWKNGARARAVLGKV